Proteins found in one Dermacentor silvarum isolate Dsil-2018 chromosome 8, BIME_Dsil_1.4, whole genome shotgun sequence genomic segment:
- the LOC125939741 gene encoding uncharacterized protein LOC125939741 encodes MEERRRSGRASASTPEASTSEGSQLPACLLGPTDCHKTTQSKQQQIFKVQDLSEVYRRLLRMRCKRTQDISTVCSHHYTMFVKRYTTHMASKWCSNPFLVHVKNVRGTCIITTTLADLQPTLGLIPGERLCVTCKRKCYTTPKATSSECALQESGADSDPSEPEVATEDLNETLAAIGVSPLKRKRGRKARQTYARKEVKRLQKSTEKAVYSHLGLQQPSTSAEPQSDEFSIDDYITLMKQLKEKYDNARGRLRKIQILTLAPISWSREKVVNYFGASEREAREAIRIRAKDVFLARRQEKRDAPSRKKSNFQSRRRFGFILSTRKKRLHPRSTKMTAFAEFAITLRGMEKKLQSQMRILFIRKFASTSLRFGQRKWHPHSLRVHGAPELQTGAQCHRLHANNRRIVVNNCMPD; translated from the exons ATGgaagaaagacgacgaagtggccGTGCCAGTGCTTCCACACCTGAAGCTTCTACCTCTGAAG GAAGTCAACTACCTGCGTGTTTACTTGGCCCTACGGATTGCCACAAGACAACGCAGTCAAAGCAACAACAAATATTTAAAGTGCAAGATCTCAGTGAAGTATATCGTCGTCTCTTGAGAATGCGGTGCAAACGTACGCAAGACATCTCTACCGTGTGCTCCCATCACTATACCATGTTCGTGAAACGGTACACAACTCATATGGCGTCCAAGTGGTGCTCTAATCCATTCCTCGTGCATGTAAAAAATGTGCGTGGTACATGCATTATTACCACAACTTTGGCTGACCTCCAACCTACGCTGGGACTCATTCCTGGGGAGAGGTTATGCGTGACGTGCAAGCGCAAGTGCTACACTACGCCGAAAGCTACAAGCTCTGAATGTGCTCTCCAGGAAAGTGGAGCTGACTCTGATCCCAGTGAGCCAGAAGTCGCGACTGAAGACCTGAATGAGACGCTGGCTGCCATAGGGGTGAGTCCTTTAAAAAGAAAGCGTGGAAGAAAGGCTCGACAGACCTACGCAAGGAAGGAGGTCAAACGGCTCCAGAAAAGCACCGAAAAGGCAGTGTATTCACACCTGGGCCTTCAACAGCCATCAACATCTGCTGAACCTCAAAGCGATGAGTTTTCAATTGATGACTACATAACTCTTATGAAACAGTTGAAAGAAAAATACGACAATGCAAGAGGACGGCTCAGAAAAATACAGATTTTGACACTAGCCCCAATTTCATGGTCCCGGGAAAAAGTTGTGAATTACTTCGGAGCATCGGAGCGAGAGGCACGCGAAGCGATTCGTATCAGAGCAAAGGACGTGTTCTTGGCACGCCGTCAAGAAAAACGGGACGCCCCATCAAGGAAGAAGTCAAACTTTCAGTCAAGAAGACGATTTGGTTTCATACTGTCTACCAGGAAAAAAAGACTTCATCCGCGGTCAACAAAAATGACTGCTTTTGCTGAATTTGCAATAACTTTACGAGGAATGGAAAAAAAGTTGCAATCTCAAATGCGGATTCTTTTCATTCGCAAGTTTGCGTCCACCTCACTGCGTTTTGGCCAGAGGAAGTGGCACCCACACAGTTTGCGTGTGCATGGCGCACCAGAACTTCAAACTGGTGCTCAATGCCACAGGCTTCACGCAAACAACAGAAGAATTGTTGTCAACAATTGTATGCCAGACTGA